The nucleotide window CTGGCCCGGAGTTTTAATGCAATGGCCGACACCATTGAGGGCGACATTAAAGAAATCAAGAACGGCCACGACCACCTCAATATCATTTTAGCCAATATAGGGTGCCTGGTAAGGGTCATAGACCCTGAAACCCATAAGGTCTCTCTGCAAAACGACCCGTTTTGGGAGCTCTGTCCCGACGGACTCAAACACCCCTGTTACACCTTTTGGGGGAGAGAAAGCGAGTGCGAGCGCTGTGTCTGCCGTGAGGCCGTTAAGGATAACGCCCATCGCCATAAGGAGGAGCTGACACCGGACGGGAAGATCTATGAGGTCCATGCCTTCCCCCTCCCTAATCCCGATGGCAGCGTAACAAGGGCTATAGAGGTTATCAGGGACGTTACAGCCAGGAGGAAGATGGAGGCCGATCTTGAGGAAACGAGGATGCAGGTACTTCAGGCCCAGAAGATGTCAGCCATCGGAAGCCTCTCAAGCGGCGTGGCCCATTCTATAAACAATCCCCTCTCCGGGATAAACATGTTCTCCGACCTCCTCCTGAAGAAAACAGAGGAGATTAAAGACTCGGCCCTCCACAAGGAATTCAAGGACGGTCTCACGGAGATAAGAGAGGCCGCCAGACGCTGTAGCAATGTGACGAAAGACCTGCTGCGCATATCAAGGATGCCGAAACCGGCGAAAGAACCCGTTTACATCAACGAAATCCTGCAACATACCCTTGGCGTGTTTGTGCCTCAATTAAAATTATTGAAGATAAAGCTCGTAGAAAAGTTATCTCCGACTATTCCCCATGTCCTGGGGAGTAGCAACCAGTTAGAGACGGTGTTTATGAACATCATATCAAATGGCGTAGACGCCATGCCGGAGGGCGGGACATTGACCATTAAAAGTCGATACGTCCCAAAGGAGGAAAAGGTCCAGGTAAGTATAACGGATACCGGCAGTGGGATTACTAAACAAGACTTGCAGTATGTAATGAACCCGTATTTCACCACCAAGCCCCCGGGGAAGGGGACCGGCATCGGGCTGTCCTCTGCCCAGTTAACGATACAGTCCCACCGGGGCACGATAGAGATAGAGTCGGAAGTGGGCAAGGGTACAACGGTGAAAGTGACACTGCCTATCACCAAGCCGCCCCCCTCTGTACAGGGAGGCCCTGCGACACTCTAAATTTTTTTGCAGTGGCAGGGCTTTGCTCTGCTCAAATGTAGGGCCATGTGCGCCTCCGGCGCAGGTGGGGGTGAACAGACGGTCGATGAGCGTCAACGAAGTAAACTTCGTTACAAAAGGGTCACAGGTTGGACTCGGAAGCCGCGCGGTAATTAGCTTGACGGACTTGAACTGAGGAGGTAAATTTAAGTTGTTGGGTACGTTGGCATTCTTCCAGGGTTTTTGGCGGCATGTCCTTATGAGAGTTCTGGAAAACGCACGAAACTGTCACTGCGAGGAACGGAAATGGCGAAGTCACGCCAGAGGCTGAAAAACCCGTCAGTTAGTTTGGAGGGGAGATCGCAATGATAATGCGCAACGTTACTTTGCAGTTTTCAGACATCTTTTTGTATATGGAGGTGCAGTTATATGGTTGCTGAGAAGGTACTCATTATAGACGATGAGGAATCCATCCAGAAAGCCCTCTCACTTGTATTGAAGGGGGAGGGGTACAATGTCAGCGTAAGCGGGACGGGCAACGGGGGCCTGGAGAAACTCGCCAATGAAAAATTCGACGCCGTCTTCCTCGATTATAAATTGCTGGACACTGACGGCCTGAATGTGGCCAAGACTATACGAAATACAGACTCACAGGTCGCCATAATCTTTATAACCGCATACTCTTCTATAGACACGGCCCTTACCGTAATGAAGCTGGGGGCCTTTGACTTTCTGGAGAAACCGCTTCAAAAGGATAACACCCTTGCCTCCCTGAGACGGGCCCTGCTGACCAAAAAGTTTCTTGAGAAGGGCAAACATGCGTTGGAAAGGCCCAATATCCTTGTTGTGGACGACGAACACGTGGTACGTCTGGGACTGGAAGAGAGCCTAAAGGGTGCGGGCTATTACTGTAAGAGCTGCAGCAGCGGATACGAGGCCGTAAGGAAGGTTGAAGAGGAGTTATTTAATATCATCATAGTGGACCTTAAACTCGGGGATATGGAGGGTACCGAGCTTGTACGGAGGGTACGGGAACATTTCCCCGAGATGATGGCCATAGTTATGACGGGCATGCCCAGCATAGACAGTGCAGTCATGGCCATGAAGTCCGGCAGTTTTGATTATATAACAAAACCCTTGGATACCGAAGACGTAATCGGCAGGATAAAACTGGGGTGGGAGAAGTACAGGCAGGGCTTCCTGCTCAAACAGCTCCTCCACAACCTGCAGGCGGCAAACCTGGAGCTGGAAAAGGCAAACCAAAAGCTGAACGCACTCTCAGTAACGGACGGACTGACTTTACTGTACAACCACCGCTACATACTAGACACCCTGGAGATAGAGTACCAGAAGGCGCGGAGATTCCAAAAACCCCTGTCTTTGATTATGCTGGATCTAGACCACTTCAAGACGATAAACGACACATACGGTCATCAAGGTGGTGATAAAGTGCTTGTGAAGTTTGGCTCGTTCCTTAAGGAGCATCTGCGGACCATAGACATAGTGGGCAGATACGGCGGTGAGGAATTCTGTGCCATACTGCCAGAGACCGATACGGCCGGGGCCGTAGTAATCGCAGAAAAGCTGCGTCAGGCCGTCAGCGAAAGAACCTTTGTCCTGGATAATGAGATAAAAGTCCATGTCACTGCAAGTTTTGGTGTAAGCTGTATACAGGATGCGGGTGTTGACTGTGTTGATACCTTACTCGGTCATGCCGACAGCGCACTCTATGAGGCAAAATTGAGGGGCAGAAACCGGGTGGTCTGCTGGGCTGAGATCCACAAAAAGCCGGAAGCTCCCGCCAGTCAGGTCGCAAAAACAGCCGTCGCGGATTATGAACGCTATGCGTCAAGTACGGCAAAAGACCTGAAGAGCAGCTACGTACAATCCGTCAAGGCCCTAGTTAATGCCCTTGAAGCCAAGGACGGGTACACTGCCACACACTCATACCTGGTGTCCTACTATGCCGGCGCGGTCGCAAGACACCAGAAACTCTCTGATGAGGAGGTAGACGTCATTGCTACGGCGGGTCTGCTGCATGACA belongs to Candidatus Bathyanammoxibius amoris and includes:
- a CDS encoding ATP-binding protein encodes the protein CISLIPIVLISTLGYIHARRTLKEETLNWLTAVAESRKAQVLEFMEVKSKQAVNFGSDGFIRDKLETINGKGFLNDKAVIALNKHLSLEKMPLDTNILAIEILGMNGTTVASTNELMVGRDVSDDEIFKQGIHRKYNESYISQPHNSPVLKMKSIDVSIPITSRRGTDTIGVLVNHYDASTLNELTASRAGMGETGEVVLVRREGDNIVFLNSLRHAPDAPYSLSIPVDSREAKAMRLALEGESGTLIAPDYRDVTVLAAYQDIPSLGWGLVVKIDESEAFAPVKMVGIFALIVGLISVAAVISVAFFFAASTSRPIRRLTDVTRRFAGGDLKHRAVVNRGDEIGVLARSFNAMADTIEGDIKEIKNGHDHLNIILANIGCLVRVIDPETHKVSLQNDPFWELCPDGLKHPCYTFWGRESECERCVCREAVKDNAHRHKEELTPDGKIYEVHAFPLPNPDGSVTRAIEVIRDVTARRKMEADLEETRMQVLQAQKMSAIGSLSSGVAHSINNPLSGINMFSDLLLKKTEEIKDSALHKEFKDGLTEIREAARRCSNVTKDLLRISRMPKPAKEPVYINEILQHTLGVFVPQLKLLKIKLVEKLSPTIPHVLGSSNQLETVFMNIISNGVDAMPEGGTLTIKSRYVPKEEKVQVSITDTGSGITKQDLQYVMNPYFTTKPPGKGTGIGLSSAQLTIQSHRGTIEIESEVGKGTTVKVTLPITKPPPSVQGGPATL
- a CDS encoding diguanylate cyclase encodes the protein MVAEKVLIIDDEESIQKALSLVLKGEGYNVSVSGTGNGGLEKLANEKFDAVFLDYKLLDTDGLNVAKTIRNTDSQVAIIFITAYSSIDTALTVMKLGAFDFLEKPLQKDNTLASLRRALLTKKFLEKGKHALERPNILVVDDEHVVRLGLEESLKGAGYYCKSCSSGYEAVRKVEEELFNIIIVDLKLGDMEGTELVRRVREHFPEMMAIVMTGMPSIDSAVMAMKSGSFDYITKPLDTEDVIGRIKLGWEKYRQGFLLKQLLHNLQAANLELEKANQKLNALSVTDGLTLLYNHRYILDTLEIEYQKARRFQKPLSLIMLDLDHFKTINDTYGHQGGDKVLVKFGSFLKEHLRTIDIVGRYGGEEFCAILPETDTAGAVVIAEKLRQAVSERTFVLDNEIKVHVTASFGVSCIQDAGVDCVDTLLGHADSALYEAKLRGRNRVVCWAEIHKKPEAPASQVAKTAVADYERYASSTAKDLKSSYVQSVKALVNALEAKDGYTATHSYLVSYYAGAVARHQKLSDEEVDVIATAGLLHDIGKIGIPDGLLKKEGALTKEETAVVRKHPEAGAKILGPMGFLQRELELIHFHQERWDGLGYPYGIKENNIPFGARLLAICDAFEAMTSERPYRKKPLTAREALEEIERIGGKQIDPTLVAPFVKGIKELLSKEKKIYLKDLNKTVLLPQL